One Pseudomonadota bacterium genomic region harbors:
- the traF gene encoding conjugal transfer protein TraF: protein MQTIITRSKQITAIGLCLFTSVASALPFSSYDPRSQAMGGSGVAAGNASNAAFFNPALLAAARSEEDFALALPIIGVRVSDKDKFRDDLDELQDVLDRLEAVDSVDDAPQTFDDINELERLLRKADGDRVEAEALVGFTVGVPSKRWGISVFADARGLVGAQVNVAERDLRFLDVPVFSTIVYELAEDPEQLLDSEVQYTGAVIGEAGIAFARNFDIPWIGDLAVGITPKYTRIATFDYVQTVAEAELDVDEGRRDYDDFNVDLGIAKALTDRLKIGLVGKNLISDSYETVRGNTIRIEPQARLGLAWDTGTVTLTGDVDVIENDPLGPLDSKTQYASVGAELNLLNTLKLRAGYRANLADSDYNEELFTAGFGFQVLGLHLDFAGMVGNDEYAVGLQTGFRL from the coding sequence ATGCAAACGATCATCACTCGCTCCAAACAGATAACCGCGATCGGTCTTTGCCTTTTTACCTCGGTCGCTTCCGCGCTACCGTTCAGCAGCTACGACCCCCGATCTCAGGCGATGGGAGGCAGCGGGGTCGCTGCGGGGAACGCCAGCAACGCGGCATTTTTCAACCCGGCCCTGCTGGCCGCCGCCCGTTCCGAGGAAGATTTCGCACTGGCCTTGCCCATCATCGGCGTGCGAGTGTCTGACAAGGACAAGTTCCGCGATGACCTGGATGAACTTCAGGACGTCCTCGATCGCTTGGAGGCGGTGGATTCCGTCGACGACGCCCCCCAAACATTTGATGATATAAATGAGTTGGAGCGATTACTTCGAAAAGCCGACGGCGACCGAGTCGAGGCCGAAGCCCTGGTGGGATTTACCGTGGGCGTTCCATCCAAACGGTGGGGCATTTCCGTGTTCGCAGACGCCCGGGGCTTGGTTGGCGCGCAAGTCAATGTCGCCGAGCGCGATCTGCGCTTTTTGGATGTCCCGGTTTTTTCGACGATCGTCTACGAACTGGCCGAGGACCCTGAGCAACTGCTGGATTCAGAGGTCCAATACACCGGCGCCGTGATCGGTGAAGCGGGCATCGCCTTTGCCCGTAATTTCGACATCCCTTGGATCGGCGACCTGGCCGTCGGTATTACGCCAAAATACACTCGAATCGCGACGTTCGACTACGTCCAGACCGTCGCCGAAGCCGAGCTGGATGTCGACGAGGGGCGCCGGGACTACGATGACTTTAATGTAGACCTGGGAATCGCCAAAGCACTGACGGACCGACTGAAAATCGGTCTGGTGGGAAAAAACCTGATCTCCGACAGCTATGAAACCGTCCGCGGCAATACCATTCGCATCGAGCCACAAGCTCGCCTGGGATTGGCCTGGGACACCGGCACCGTAACCTTGACCGGCGATGTGGACGTGATAGAAAACGACCCGCTGGGCCCGCTCGACAGTAAAACGCAGTACGCCTCCGTAGGCGCCGAGCTGAACCTGCTGAACACCCTGAAACTCAGGGCCGGCTATCGAGCAAATCTTGCCGACAGCGACTACAACGAAGAGTTGTTCACGGCCGGATTCGGCTTCCAGGTACTGGGCCTCCACCTCGATTTCGCCGGAATGGTCGGTAATGACGAGTACGCCGTCGGGCTCCAAACCGGCTTCCGCCTTTAA
- the traF gene encoding conjugal transfer protein TraF: MRVRIRMRRTCTRHHCKDRNPMLHAPKRHVIFATALLLTATTSLASPFRYYDARSQSMGGTGVASAETVVAAFYNPALLGDTRGSSNSFISFPNLTAYASDKSDFLDDLDDYQDLFDELEQLEPSLTARRQAIEAIETVQGALNELKEDRLEADVTFGFTGGITGRGQGVALLAKAWIIAGARANVEPTDEAVLRINLNLLRAGLPPIIPLEEDVDSTVDYRGAIIQEFGIAFGQHFETLWGISLGITPKIMVVNTFDYVQTVEEADLDFDEGRKDYSDFNVDIGIAKRFSPQWSAGLAIKNVVKNRYETALDNEIVIQPQYRLGVLYEKERWRATLDADLIENDPLGSLDRPTQFIGLGGEYDLTRALRIRGGLRTNLSDNSTVEDTITLGFGVSVFGATLDVSGMVGDNEYGLGLGLNFGL, encoded by the coding sequence ATGCGTGTGCGCATTCGGATGAGACGCACGTGCACCCGCCACCACTGCAAGGATCGCAACCCCATGCTGCACGCCCCCAAACGTCATGTCATCTTCGCGACTGCACTTTTGTTAACGGCGACCACCAGCCTGGCCAGCCCCTTCCGTTACTACGATGCTCGATCTCAGTCGATGGGCGGCACCGGTGTCGCCAGTGCCGAAACCGTTGTGGCCGCCTTTTATAATCCGGCGCTACTCGGAGACACCCGCGGCTCTTCGAATTCATTCATCTCGTTCCCAAACCTCACGGCCTACGCGTCCGACAAAAGCGACTTTCTGGACGACTTGGACGACTACCAAGACCTGTTCGACGAGTTGGAACAACTGGAACCCTCCCTGACCGCACGACGCCAGGCCATTGAAGCGATCGAAACCGTGCAAGGGGCGCTGAACGAGCTGAAGGAAGACCGACTGGAAGCGGATGTGACCTTCGGATTTACCGGGGGTATCACCGGTCGGGGCCAAGGCGTGGCCTTGTTGGCCAAGGCCTGGATCATCGCCGGTGCCCGGGCCAATGTTGAGCCCACCGACGAAGCGGTATTGCGGATCAACCTCAACCTTCTGCGGGCTGGCCTACCCCCCATCATTCCCCTGGAAGAAGATGTCGACTCCACGGTCGACTACCGGGGCGCGATCATTCAAGAGTTCGGAATCGCCTTCGGCCAGCATTTTGAGACGCTGTGGGGGATCTCACTGGGTATCACACCGAAGATCATGGTGGTCAACACCTTCGACTACGTGCAGACTGTGGAAGAGGCCGACCTGGATTTTGACGAGGGCCGGAAAGACTACTCCGATTTCAATGTGGATATCGGAATCGCCAAGCGATTCTCGCCCCAATGGAGCGCCGGGTTGGCGATTAAGAACGTCGTAAAAAACCGATACGAAACGGCTTTGGACAACGAGATCGTCATCCAGCCCCAGTACCGTCTGGGCGTGCTATATGAGAAGGAACGTTGGCGCGCCACCTTGGACGCCGATCTGATTGAGAATGACCCGTTGGGCTCACTGGACCGCCCGACGCAGTTCATCGGCTTGGGCGGAGAGTACGATTTGACCCGCGCGCTGCGTATCCGCGGGGGCCTGAGGACCAACCTCAGTGATAATTCCACGGTAGAAGACACCATCACACTCGGCTTTGGCGTTTCGGTATTCGGCGCGACTTTGGATGTCTCCGGGATGGTAGGCGACAACGAATACGGCCTCGGCTTAGGACTCAACTTCGGCTTATAA